A genomic segment from Phragmites australis chromosome 6, lpPhrAust1.1, whole genome shotgun sequence encodes:
- the LOC133921195 gene encoding probable RNA-binding protein ARP1 isoform X1 has protein sequence MAAPSSSSSAGRSPAHAPAVGGGGAHHHRSRFGDTTLTKVFVGGLAWETPSEGLHDHFRGYGEILEAVVITDRETGRSKGYGFVIFRDPEAAQRAVQNPNPVIAGRRANCNIASMGPPRPAPPRGRGGAGRGPHLPDQPPMGPPYRVPSQMTPPHAAPVYYHPQYGYWYPHDYPYQQQALYNSQVLQHYYPQLYGPTSPSGPTYPYMGYIPGGPGPRSGFSPMQQPTRPPFFQQQPAQVEGSFPPAPSLPPNFRLQLPPHAVSRQSDDASAGAQSTQPTSSTAATSTNNQEASRPVRSNSDPNSSN, from the exons ATGGCGGCGccttcgtcgtcgtcctccgccGGTAGGTCCCCGGCCCACGCTCCGGCTGTGGGCGGCGGGGGAGCGCACCACCACCGATCGCGGTTCGGCGACACGACGCTGACCAAGGTGTTCGTGGGCGGGCTGGCGTGGGAGACGCCGTCCGAGGGGCTgcacgaccacttcaggggctaCGGCGAGATACTCGAGGCCGTCGTCATCACCGATCGCGAGACCGGCCGCTCCAAGGGCTACGGCTTC GTGATTTTCCGGGACCCGGAGGCGGCGCAGCGGGCGGTGCAGAACCCGAACCCAGTGATCGCCGGCCGGCGCGCCAACTGCAACATTGCGTCGATGGGCCCGCCGCGGCCCGCGCCGCCGAGAG GGAGAGGAGGAGCTGGCCGCGGGCCCCACCTACCGGATCAGCCGCCGATGGGCCCGCCTTACAGGGTGCCGTCGCAGATGACCCCGCCTCACGCTGCCCCGGTGTACTACCATCCGCAGTACGG GTACTGGTACCCACATGATTATCCATACCAACAG CAGGCATTGTACAATTCTCAAGTGCTGCAGCATTACTACCCTCAGCTGTACGGCCCAACCTCCCCTTCAGGACCAACCTACCCATATATGGGGTACATTCCCGGTGGCCCAGGTCCGAGGTCTGGCTTCTCGCCGATGCAGCAACCGACACGGCCACCGTTCTTTCAGCAGCAACCGGCACAGGTTGAGGGTTCTTTCCCGCCAGCGCCTTCGCTTCCGCCTAATTTCAGACTCCAGCTACCCCCTCATGCAGTCTCAAGGCAATCTGATGATGCATCAG CAGGCGCTCAATCAACTCAGCCAACCTCTTCAACTGCAGCTACAAGCACAAACAACCAAGAAGCATCAAGGCCTGTAAGGTCAAATTCAGATCCAAATTCATCGAACTGA
- the LOC133921195 gene encoding probable RNA-binding protein ARP1 isoform X3 yields the protein MAAPSSSSSAGRSPAHAPAVGGGGAHHHRSRFGDTTLTKVFVGGLAWETPSEGLHDHFRGYGEILEAVVITDRETGRSKGYGFVIFRDPEAAQRAVQNPNPVIAGRRANCNIASMGPPRPAPPRGRGGAGRGPHLPDQPPMGPPYRVPSQMTPPHAAPVYYHPQYGYWYPHDYPYQQALYNSQVLQHYYPQLYGPTSPSGPTYPYMGYIPGGPGPRSGFSPMQQPTRPPFFQQQPAQVEGSFPPAPSLPPNFRLQLPPHAVSRQSDDASAGAQSTQPTSSTAATSTNNQEASRPVRSNSDPNSSN from the exons ATGGCGGCGccttcgtcgtcgtcctccgccGGTAGGTCCCCGGCCCACGCTCCGGCTGTGGGCGGCGGGGGAGCGCACCACCACCGATCGCGGTTCGGCGACACGACGCTGACCAAGGTGTTCGTGGGCGGGCTGGCGTGGGAGACGCCGTCCGAGGGGCTgcacgaccacttcaggggctaCGGCGAGATACTCGAGGCCGTCGTCATCACCGATCGCGAGACCGGCCGCTCCAAGGGCTACGGCTTC GTGATTTTCCGGGACCCGGAGGCGGCGCAGCGGGCGGTGCAGAACCCGAACCCAGTGATCGCCGGCCGGCGCGCCAACTGCAACATTGCGTCGATGGGCCCGCCGCGGCCCGCGCCGCCGAGAG GGAGAGGAGGAGCTGGCCGCGGGCCCCACCTACCGGATCAGCCGCCGATGGGCCCGCCTTACAGGGTGCCGTCGCAGATGACCCCGCCTCACGCTGCCCCGGTGTACTACCATCCGCAGTACGG GTACTGGTACCCACATGATTATCCATACCAACAG GCATTGTACAATTCTCAAGTGCTGCAGCATTACTACCCTCAGCTGTACGGCCCAACCTCCCCTTCAGGACCAACCTACCCATATATGGGGTACATTCCCGGTGGCCCAGGTCCGAGGTCTGGCTTCTCGCCGATGCAGCAACCGACACGGCCACCGTTCTTTCAGCAGCAACCGGCACAGGTTGAGGGTTCTTTCCCGCCAGCGCCTTCGCTTCCGCCTAATTTCAGACTCCAGCTACCCCCTCATGCAGTCTCAAGGCAATCTGATGATGCATCAG CAGGCGCTCAATCAACTCAGCCAACCTCTTCAACTGCAGCTACAAGCACAAACAACCAAGAAGCATCAAGGCCTGTAAGGTCAAATTCAGATCCAAATTCATCGAACTGA
- the LOC133921195 gene encoding probable RNA-binding protein ARP1 isoform X2, producing the protein MAAPSSSSSAGRSPAHAPAVGGGGAHHHRSRFGDTTLTKVFVGGLAWETPSEGLHDHFRGYGEILEAVVITDRETGRSKGYGFVIFRDPEAAQRAVQNPNPVIAGRRANCNIASMGPPRPAPPRGRGGAGRGPHLPDQPPMGPPYRVPSQMTPPHAAPVYYHPQYGYWYPHDYPYQQQALYNSQVLQHYYPQLYGPTSPSGPTYPYMGYIPGGPGPRSGFSPMQQPTRPPFFQQQPAQVEGSFPPAPSLPPNFRLQLPPHAVSRQSDDASGAQSTQPTSSTAATSTNNQEASRPVRSNSDPNSSN; encoded by the exons ATGGCGGCGccttcgtcgtcgtcctccgccGGTAGGTCCCCGGCCCACGCTCCGGCTGTGGGCGGCGGGGGAGCGCACCACCACCGATCGCGGTTCGGCGACACGACGCTGACCAAGGTGTTCGTGGGCGGGCTGGCGTGGGAGACGCCGTCCGAGGGGCTgcacgaccacttcaggggctaCGGCGAGATACTCGAGGCCGTCGTCATCACCGATCGCGAGACCGGCCGCTCCAAGGGCTACGGCTTC GTGATTTTCCGGGACCCGGAGGCGGCGCAGCGGGCGGTGCAGAACCCGAACCCAGTGATCGCCGGCCGGCGCGCCAACTGCAACATTGCGTCGATGGGCCCGCCGCGGCCCGCGCCGCCGAGAG GGAGAGGAGGAGCTGGCCGCGGGCCCCACCTACCGGATCAGCCGCCGATGGGCCCGCCTTACAGGGTGCCGTCGCAGATGACCCCGCCTCACGCTGCCCCGGTGTACTACCATCCGCAGTACGG GTACTGGTACCCACATGATTATCCATACCAACAG CAGGCATTGTACAATTCTCAAGTGCTGCAGCATTACTACCCTCAGCTGTACGGCCCAACCTCCCCTTCAGGACCAACCTACCCATATATGGGGTACATTCCCGGTGGCCCAGGTCCGAGGTCTGGCTTCTCGCCGATGCAGCAACCGACACGGCCACCGTTCTTTCAGCAGCAACCGGCACAGGTTGAGGGTTCTTTCCCGCCAGCGCCTTCGCTTCCGCCTAATTTCAGACTCCAGCTACCCCCTCATGCAGTCTCAAGGCAATCTGATGATGCATCAG GCGCTCAATCAACTCAGCCAACCTCTTCAACTGCAGCTACAAGCACAAACAACCAAGAAGCATCAAGGCCTGTAAGGTCAAATTCAGATCCAAATTCATCGAACTGA
- the LOC133921195 gene encoding probable RNA-binding protein ARP1 isoform X4: MAAPSSSSSAGRSPAHAPAVGGGGAHHHRSRFGDTTLTKVFVGGLAWETPSEGLHDHFRGYGEILEAVVITDRETGRSKGYGFVIFRDPEAAQRAVQNPNPVIAGRRANCNIASMGPPRPAPPRGRGGAGRGPHLPDQPPMGPPYRVPSQMTPPHAAPVYYHPQYGYWYPHDYPYQQALYNSQVLQHYYPQLYGPTSPSGPTYPYMGYIPGGPGPRSGFSPMQQPTRPPFFQQQPAQVEGSFPPAPSLPPNFRLQLPPHAVSRQSDDASGAQSTQPTSSTAATSTNNQEASRPVRSNSDPNSSN; the protein is encoded by the exons ATGGCGGCGccttcgtcgtcgtcctccgccGGTAGGTCCCCGGCCCACGCTCCGGCTGTGGGCGGCGGGGGAGCGCACCACCACCGATCGCGGTTCGGCGACACGACGCTGACCAAGGTGTTCGTGGGCGGGCTGGCGTGGGAGACGCCGTCCGAGGGGCTgcacgaccacttcaggggctaCGGCGAGATACTCGAGGCCGTCGTCATCACCGATCGCGAGACCGGCCGCTCCAAGGGCTACGGCTTC GTGATTTTCCGGGACCCGGAGGCGGCGCAGCGGGCGGTGCAGAACCCGAACCCAGTGATCGCCGGCCGGCGCGCCAACTGCAACATTGCGTCGATGGGCCCGCCGCGGCCCGCGCCGCCGAGAG GGAGAGGAGGAGCTGGCCGCGGGCCCCACCTACCGGATCAGCCGCCGATGGGCCCGCCTTACAGGGTGCCGTCGCAGATGACCCCGCCTCACGCTGCCCCGGTGTACTACCATCCGCAGTACGG GTACTGGTACCCACATGATTATCCATACCAACAG GCATTGTACAATTCTCAAGTGCTGCAGCATTACTACCCTCAGCTGTACGGCCCAACCTCCCCTTCAGGACCAACCTACCCATATATGGGGTACATTCCCGGTGGCCCAGGTCCGAGGTCTGGCTTCTCGCCGATGCAGCAACCGACACGGCCACCGTTCTTTCAGCAGCAACCGGCACAGGTTGAGGGTTCTTTCCCGCCAGCGCCTTCGCTTCCGCCTAATTTCAGACTCCAGCTACCCCCTCATGCAGTCTCAAGGCAATCTGATGATGCATCAG GCGCTCAATCAACTCAGCCAACCTCTTCAACTGCAGCTACAAGCACAAACAACCAAGAAGCATCAAGGCCTGTAAGGTCAAATTCAGATCCAAATTCATCGAACTGA